A genome region from Danio aesculapii chromosome 2, fDanAes4.1, whole genome shotgun sequence includes the following:
- the admp gene encoding anti-dorsalizing morphogenic protein, with product MLSAMFFAMLSTMMGLSVARPGFFNELEGHLAVESEPKEVRSEAIRRLLEVFGMEDPPAALGRGHKQPPQYMLDLYNTIADVDGVTKDPTLLEGNTVRSFFDKLHSERIEYLFNMSTVAKSEKILTAELHLFKLRPKTSLVLNRHHFCQVSVYQVLDSSNKNVSQGKKLLSSRLVRIHSSGWEVFTITQAVRSWMSNEGSNLGLLVSVRTLAGFQMDLKTVRFASGRDHHHSKQPMLVLFTDDGRRAASLEVTSKGSDVSPGGPSLPFPSVPASRRSSRSVDYDDKGEKMACQRLPLYVDFEEIGWSCWIVSPRGYNAYHCKGSCIFPLGQNMRPTNHAIVQSIINTLKLNKGIQTPCCVPDKLYSISLLYFDDDENVVLKQYDDMVAGSCGCR from the exons ATGCTGTCTGCAATGTTCTTTGCAATGTTGTCTACAATGATGGGACTCTCCGTCGCCCGGCCCGGGTTTTTTAACGAGCTGGAAGGACATTTAGCGGTGGAAAGCGAGCCTAAAGAAGTGCGGTCGGAGGCGATCAGGAGGCTTTTGGAGGTGTTTGGGATGGAGGATCCTCCTGCTGCTTTGGGTCGGGGACACAAACAGCCTCCTCAGTATATGCTGGACCTGTACAACACCATTGCGGATGTGGACGGAGTCACCAAAGACCCGACTCTGCTCGAGGGAAACACGGTCCGGAGCTTCTTCGACAAAC TGCACAGTGAACGAATCGAGTATCTCTTCAACATGTCCACTGTAGCCAAGAGTGAGAAGATCCTGACGGCTGAACTTCACCTGTTCAAACTCAGACCAAAAACATCACTCGTCTTAAACAGACATCACTTCTGTCAG GTCAGTGTCTATCAGGTTCTGGACAGCAGCAACAAAAATGTCTCGCAAGGGAAGAAGCTGCTCTCATCTAGATTGGTTCGCATTCACTCCAGCGGCTGGGAGGTTTTCACCATCACTCAAGCT GTGCGCTCGTGGATGTCCAACGAGGGCAGTAATCTGGGTCTGCTGGTTTCGGTCAGGACTCTCGCGGGCTTTCAGATGGACCTGAAAACGGTGCGTTTCGCATCGGGTCGTGATCATCATCACAGCAAACAACCCATGCTGGTCTTGTTCACTGATGACGGCAGACGGGCTGCTTCTCTGGAGGTTACCAGTAAAG GTTCAGATGTTTCTCCTGGCGGCCCCAGTCTGCCATTTCCCAGCGTCCCGGCATCCCGTAGAAGCTCTCGCTCTGTGGATTATGATGATAAAGGAGAAAAGATGGCCTGTCAGCGTTTGCCACTCTACGTGGACTTTGAGGAGATTGGCTGGTCCTGCTGGATCGTGTCTCCCAGAGGATACAATGCATATCATTGCAAAGGCTCCTGTATATTTCCTCTGGGCCAGAATATGAGGCCTACGAACCACGCCATCGTCCAATCCATCATAAACACCCTCAAACTCAACAAAGGCATCCAGACGCCCTGCTGCGTCCCGGATAAACTCTACAGCATCAGCCTGCTATACTTTGACGATGACGAGAATGTGGTGCTGAAACAGTATGATGATATGGTGGCCGGAAGCTGCGGGTGTcgctga